The nucleotide sequence AGAAAATATTATCACTTAGCAGATTAGAGTAGTCCTCACTGGTGAGAATGCGTGGACGACCATGACGAAGCGAACCTGAAAAATCAACATAGAGATGGTTATTATTACAAAATTTAAATAAATGACTATTCACTAAAACAGTTTGAATATACGATTCATCAGGAATGACTGTCCGTTCGTAATAACTAACCAACTCAGGATGATCAAGAGAATGACTGTAGAGATATTCAATACAGGCCCGAGAGAGCGTTTTAAAAAAAGAACCTCCATAGCAACTAAAGGTGTCATTAAAGGGCGTAGATTGAGCCTTTAGTCCCAACATTAACCCGTAGGAAAGATTCAGACGAATTAAAGGTTGGCTCGCATTAATAAGGGTTTTGAAAGGGCTTATTATTCCTCGAATTAGAGGATTAAGGTTTGGGATTAATCTCAAATACTGGTAAAAGTAGCGATCCTCTCCAGTAAATCTGATCCATGGCTGAGTCTTATCAACTGGAAAATACTCCATGTAGCCATCATGGGGACTAGATTCTATGCGTTTCTCTAAATCAAAAAGAGATTGAGTTGGATAATCTTGGCCTGATAAGTTAATTAACCAATCAAAGTCAATTTTATTTTGTAACAACCAGCCAATTGCGTCTAAATAACTCCGCACAATTTTGAAATCTCCCCGGCCCCCCTCAGCCAAAATCACCTCTACTTGTCCAAGTTGTTTAAACCGATTCACATCCAACTCGCAAAAACGGGGATCATGGCAAATTAAGACGAATGGCCTGGAGCTAGTGGAGATAATGGCATTTACCAGTCGATGAATTTGATCAGGATTATTATGAGTTTGTAGTAAATAACAGACCACTGGCATATAACAATCCTAATTGACTTCTGACGTGAATAAAATTGACATTACTAGATTGATCACCTCAAAGAGTTCTAAAAACAGGTGAAATTGCGATATCAGGCTTGAGAGACTCGAGAGGACTTAAAAACATAGTGGCTAGCCCAGAGGGTAAACAGGGGTAAAAATATGACGCAAGCCAGCAAGACTGAGGTGGCGACTCCGATAATCCCGGCCGGTAAGCCCAGCACAATACTGATCGTCAGGATGATTGAAAAAACAACACTCCAACCGAGATCAATATTAGGTTTTCCCACAGCCCAAAGTAACCGGGAAGCTGCATCTGCAAAGGGCCTGGGTAAGGCTGACAAGCAAATAAGAACCACAATTGGGATAGCAGGAATCCACTTCTGCCCAAAAATAATTGGGATATAAAAATGTGCAAGGCTAGATTGCAATAAAATCAACGGGAAAGCGACCAAGGCAATGGTTTTTAACCCCTCAAAATACCGTGCCTTTAACTCAGTGATCTGACCTTGGGCCGCACAGAGGTGAGGGTATAAAGCCGTATTAAAGATGCCCAATAGACTGAGGCTAATCCCCAGGCCAGAATTGAAGGCAAAATAGTACATTCCCAAAGCCTCAATGCCGAGAAATCTACCAATGAGGAGATTATCTATATTGCCTCTCAATGTCGAAAGGACTTGTAAGCCAAAAATATTATATCCAAAATTAAATACTTCCTTAACATATGGAATACTAAAGCCCTGCTTCAGTTGCCATGGCCGACTTTTGTTAATGATGATGACCCAGAGAGGGGCTAGCAAGACCTGTGGGATCAGAAGTGACCAGTAACCCGCTCCTAAAAGGGCCAGAACTATAGTCATTAAGTTAGTTGCTATATTCCCAACCGCATCACTAATTGCAAACACTTGTAATCTATTTTCTCGTAAAACTAAGCCCCCTTGGACAATCGAGTTGGCCCGAATCAAATAAGTAATTGACAGAATAAAAATTGGCAAAACTAAGCGAGGATCACCATAGAAGTGGGCCAGGGGAAAAGCTAGTAAGCATTGTATGAGGCAAAGACTAATATTGATCAACCATCCTAGCCAAAAGACCGTATGACAATAGTCTTCTAATAATTCTTCTTCCACCTGGGCTAACTTTTCACTAATCCCAAACTGGCTAAAGGCAACAATAAATTGATCAAGAGAGAGGACGATAGCGACCAGTCCAAAATCTTCTGGGCTTAAAAGTCTGGCAGTTGTGATCGTTGTCCCAAGCCGGAAAACTCGAATTAATACTTGAGCCGCGCCCAACCAGCCAATATTACGAATAAATTGACTAGAAAGTTTTTGTTTCAGCTTCAAAAGTAACTTAGTCAAGATGGGGCTACTTCCAGGGCGGTCACTAACTGGGGTTTTCGAGGTTGATCCACCGATGCATTATAGGCAAGACCCAGAAGCAACAACCCAGGCCAGACCAGATAAACCGTGACTTCGATACTGTCACCAAAGGTATTGAGGAACAGTGCTAAAAAAAGATGCAGAGCAACTCGGGCTAAGGGTATGGTTTGTGCTTTGAAAATTAATAGGCCAAAGGTCGTTGCCATTGCTAAACAAAGAGCGAGAAAGCCGACCAGTCCTTTCACAAATAGCAAACCTACCCAAGTATTATGGGAGCCAATCGGCATAAATTGCACCAATTTTGGCCCGCGCTCAACAATTCCATGCCCCGTCCACAGTGCCTCAGGCCAGCGTTGCAACGCAATATTATCTAAGGTGGCTCTGAGATCACTAGAGGACGAGCGAAAACTTCTAAATTGGGCGATAAAGTTCTGGACTAAATCAATAAGTTGAGGAGCAGTCAGGCCAGCCCCAAGACTGACACCAGACAACCCGATTAGAACAGATGGCCGTGAAAGTCGTGAGAGAACTTGGGTTAACAACCAAGTCGCCGGTAGAGCCAACACCGCTAAACGAGAACCAGAAATAACGGCCATGAGAACTGCCGCCGCTATGCCAATAGATCGCCACCATCGGTTTGTTTCTGCCAGACTGAGGGGAAAAAAGACACTGCTCACATAGCCAATTGCGGCGGCCCAAGGAGCAAAAAGTCCAATCCGAATCAGCCGATTTTCAGGATCAATGGTGTAAAAGCTAATTTGAAACGCTCCGATAGGGCCGCCAAATACGTTCCAGGGTACGGTATAAAGTGGATCCGGCAAGCGGAGTAAAAAACCAACCACAAAAACAGGAAAGATCACCAGGGACTGCAAACCAAGCATACAAATGGCTCGATAGATGAGTTGGGGGCGAATGGATAAACATCCCACCAGAGGCAACAAGGCCCACAAGGCCCAACCCCTAGCCCAGCCCAAGATAGATTTAAGCAGAGTTGCTGTTCCTAGATCAAAATCAACATGAGCCATGACGAGGCTAACCAGCATCACAAACATTGCCGCTAACCAGGCCCAGATAATCCAGGGAATCCTAATCCGCTGATCGGCTGGCGTAGAATCGGATTGCTGCCACAGCTTTTTGCATAAATACAGCGTCAAGCCCCAAGTCACTAGGGTAGGAACAAAATAGAGAATGCCCATAAAGTAGAAGAGATAGGTACCAAGAATGGTGTACCAAACCACGTTCTCTTCAAAATTACAGGGACGCATGAGAGTAACCGACCTAGAATAAAGTGACTTAGAGAATATAAACTTAATTCAAACATTCGGGTATTGATTCAGCGTAGTAGTGGCAATTGTATGGAACTGACCTCATCGCCCAGCCATGATACTCTCCCTCTAGTATCCGTGATTATCCCGGCCTACAATGCGGCTCGCTTCATCCGAGAAACCCTGGAGTCGGTGTTGGGACAAACGTATCAAAATCTGGAAGTGCTGGTGGTGGATGATGGCTCTAACGATAACACCGTCAATATTATTGAGCAATTAGCCCAACAGGACAGCCGGATCATTCTAATTCAGCAAGAAAATGCGGGGGTTGCGGCGGCCCGGAATGCCGGAATTCTCCAGGCCAAGGGTGAGTTCATTGCCCCCATTGATGCGGACGATATTTGGTATCCCGAAAAGCTGGCCAAACAAGTTAGGAAAATGCTGGAGAGCAGTGCGGCTGTGGGTGTAGTCTATTGCTGGTCGGCCATGATTGATGAACAGGGGCAGTTTACGGGCGGCTATTTCATCGGTAATCAGAGGGGCTATGTTTTACCCGCCTTAATTTGTCAGTTTTTCTTGGGTAATGCTAGTGTTCCCCTGATTCGGCGGAGTTGTCTGGAAAAAGTTGGCCTCTATAACGAGGAGTTACGCGCTCAAGCAGCCCAAGGAGCTGAGGATTATGATATTTGCCTACGTTTGGCTGAATATTATCAGTTTGAGGTTGTGCCGGAATTTATGGTTGGGTATCGCCAAGTGTCTGGAAGTATGTCCTATAATGTCGGCACAATGGAGAGATCCTTAAATATTCTTTTGCAATCAACTCGCCAGCGTCATCCAGAATTTCCTGGAGTTATTTTTCGCTGGTCCCAGGCCGGAATATACTACTGGCTTGGCTTCCGGAGAAAAGAATGTGGAGATTACCTCGGCTCGTTGTCCTTTTATTGGCAGGCTATGCTTTTAGATCCGCCTGTGGTGCTGAAGCGATCGCAGTTTTATAAAGATATCTTAATCAATTTTCTCTCTCTGATTTTACCTTTCAGGATGGTCATTTCTTATCTCAAAGAGGTTAGACGTAAGTCACGGTCTCAGGCCGAATCGTTAACCCTAGCTGAATTAACCGCAAGTGCAGAGAAATATTCGCCCCTGTATTTTGAAGTTTATGAACAGCGATTAACAACCTTGAATCTAGCCAAGCCGGTCACTATCGAATCCATCAACTAACGTTTTTTTGGTGCTATTACTTCAGGGATTAAAAACTCCTCGTCTTCTTCAAAGCGGTTTTAGGGTTCCCTATGCCTTTAGTTTCGGTCATTATCCCAGCGTTCAATGCGGCTCATTACCTAGAGCAAACCCTCACATCTGTTATTCAGCAAAGCTTGACGGATTTTGAGGTCTGGATCATTGATGATGGTTCTACTGATAATACAAGAGAAATTGCCCAGGCCTGGGTGGAGCGGGATCAGCGCATTCACTACTTTTACCAGGCCAATCAGGGCGTTTCGGCGAGCCGTAATCATGGTATTGCCCAGTCAACAGGAGAGTTTATTGCCTTTCTCGATGCGGATGATCTTTGGTATCCCGATAAACTAGCTCTGCAAGTCAAGCACCTCCAAAGCAATCCCGGCCTGGGTGTGAGTTTTGGGCGGGTTAATTTTGTAACCAAAGAGGGGCAATCTCTGGGACAAGTATCCAACTCGCCTCTAATTAACTTGCGACCCCGAGATTTTTTGCTGGGCAATCCGACAACAACCAGTTCTAACCTCTTAGTCCGACGTGATACCTTGGCTGAGATGGGTGGCTTTGCCCTAGATATGAGTTATGCCGAAGACCTGGAGTGGTTATTACGGGTCAGTTGCTCCCAAAAATGGCAGATTGAAGGCATTGATCAGGTTTTGATCAGCTACCGGACTGCCTCTGACGGACTATCCAGTGATCTGTACCAAATGGAAGTCGATTGGGAAATTTTTCTGGAAAAAGCCAGCGTTTATGCCCCAGAGTTGATCCAGGCCGATGGTTCTCTAGCTCGGGCAACTCATCTGCGTTATTTAGCGCGGCGATCCTTACGGCTCGGTTTACCCCCAACAGTGGGCCTAGATTTTATTGGACGGGCAATCAAGACCGATCAACGGCTCTGGCAACAAGAACCCAAGCAAACCCTGTTGACCTTAATTGCACTTTATGGAAAAAAATGGTTATTTTAAGGCGAGTTATCATTATTTTCCTCGGTTTGGTTTTGAGCCTGGGCTTCAGTTTGGCCAGTGTTACGGCTCGTCAAACTCCGTTGCAGCAGGGGATCAATCTCAGTCATTGGCTGTCCCAATCTCCAGTCGGGTATGGTCAGAAGCATCTTGAATCTTGGATTAATCAAACGGATTTTCAGTGGATTGCCCAGATGGGGTTTGATCATGTCCGTCTCCCCGTTGATCCAGAGTTTTTGCAGGATTTACAACCGCCCTACAAGATTAAATCTGAACATTTTAAGATTCTCGATCAAGCCCTGGCCTGGGCCCAGCAGTCTCACCTTGGCCTGGTGCTTGATCTTCATCCCAATGCGGCTCTACCCCTAACTTCAGATGTGCCAGTATTGGATGGACTTTCCCATCTTTGGTCAGAAATTGCTCACCGCTATCAATCCCAGACCAATTTTCTCGTCTATGAACTCCTGAATGAACCTCAAGTCAAAGATCCCCAGGCCTGGCAACGGATTGTCGAAAAATTAGTGCGGGTGATTCGTCAACAGGATCAAGAGCATTCAATTATTATTGCTGGCCCAAACTGGGGTGGCCCGGAAGATTTGCTCAAGATTCATCCTATAGCGGATAAAAAAGCCATTTACAGCTTCCATTTTTACAATCCCATGGCCTTTACTAGCCAAGGAGCAGACTGGATTGAGGGTCTAAAACATATTCGAGGCTTACCCTATCCCTTTGATGCCCAACGTTTCGCCCAAGTCAAAGCCGCCACCCCTGACCCAGAAGCCCAAAAATGGCTGGGTTGGTACAAACATGATCAATACAATCTCTCCAGATTAGAGCAAGATTTACACCCCGTGAAACAGTTCCAGGCCCGTTATCAAGTCCCAATCTATTGTGGGGAATTGGGGGTTTATAAACGCTCTGTACTACCCGCAGATCGCTATCGCTGGTATCAAGATGTCATCACACTACTCAAGCAAAATCAAATGGGCTATGCCCTCTGGGATTATCGGGGCGGCTTTGGCTTAGTGGATCGCGAAAAGCATCAGGCGGACCCAGACTTATTACGGATTTTGCAACTCACTCAGGGAAGTTAAACCAGCCATGCCCAAAGTTTCAGTTATTGTTCCGGTGTATCAAGTCGAAGCCTATATTGCCGACACAATTGGCTCTATCCTTGGACAAACCTTTACCGACTTTGAACTCCTGATTGTGGATGACGGCGGCCCGGATCGGAGTATCGAAATTTGCCGTAGCTTTACTGATCCAAGAATTAAAATCATTAGCCAGGCCAATCGGGGGTTAGCTGGGGCCAGAAATACCGGTATTCGTCAGGCCCAAGGGGACTATCTCGCCTTTCTGGATGGGGATGACCTCTGGTTACCAGAGAAATTAGCCCGCCATGTGGCCCATCTCGATGCAAACCAAAATGTCGGGATCAGCTTCAGTTATTCGGCGTTCATTGATCAAGACGGTCAGCCCTTAGGCATCTATCAAACCCCACAATTAACCAATATTGATCCCCCCCAAGTCATTTGTCGCAACCCGATCAGCAATGGCTCAACCCCCGTAATTCGGCGACAAGTTTTTAATGAAATTGGCTTTCCGGCAACCATCAACGGCGAAATTGCCACCTGTTATTTTGATGAAACCTTTCGACAGTCGGAAGATATTGAATGCTGGTTACGGATTGCCTTGACGACGACTTGGCAAATTGTCGGACTGGGGGAAGTGCTCACCCTCTATCGAGTTAACATCGGCGGGCTATCGGCCAACATCGAGAACCAACTGGCGGCCTGGGAACGGGTGATGACTAAAACTCGTAACTATGCCCCGGATTTCATTGCTGAATGGGAAAGTCTGGCCCGTGCCTATCAACTGCGATATTTGGCCCGATGGGCGGTGAGAATGCGGGCAGGGGAAACAGCGGTGGACTTAGTCAAGCGGGCCCTCCAAAGCGATGCGCGGATCCTCTGGCAAGAACCGAAGCGGACATTATTGACCCTCGCTGCATCCTATTTTGTCAAGGCGTTACCAGCATTCATTTACCTGTGGTTAGAAAATCAGGCGGTGATGATGACTGGAACCACCCCCAAAAAAAGGGCTGCACCAGAAACCCAAAGACATCCGTAATTCTACTGTTGTGAAGAACAATGATTCATTGGACAATAAAGACTAGCAACTAGATAATCCTGCGATAAAATGAGAAAAGTCCAATTTAGTCCGACCTATCTCAATCCATACAAACTAAGGCTTATACGAAAAAAGATAAGTCAACAGCTTAATCAGAGCATATCTTAATTTAGAAACGCCAAAGATCATTAGAATTCATTCAGTTTTATTTACAGTCGAGCCACTTATTTTTCTCTGGCTTCAAATTTTGCCCCTGGTGATTAAGGATGAAAATTTTATTAGTTTGCTCCGCAGGTGGTCACTTCAAGGTGATGAGGGAATTGGAGCATTTTTGGGCTTCTCATGAACGAGTCTGGGTGACCTTTGAAACATCCAGTTCCCAAATCTTGCTCAAGGATGAGAAGGTCTTCTGGGCCTGGTCGCCAACCAATCGCCATTTGCCCAACTTAATTCGGAATTTACGCCTGGCCTGGAAGGTGGTGCGGTCAGAAAAGCCTGATCTGATTCTGTCAACGGGGGCTGGGGTTGCGGTTCCGTTTATTGTTTTGGGGCATTTCCTGGGGATTAAAACTGCGTTTGTGGAATCGATCACGCGAGTGGATGACTTGAGTTTGTCAGCCCGGCTAGCCTATCCACTGTTGGATGCTCTGTATGTTTGCTGGCCAGAATTGGCTGCTAAATACCCCAAGGCAGAAGCGATTACATCTCGTTCTCAGGCCCAAGAGGTCACATGATTCTAGTCACAGTCGGAACTGAGCAATTTCCCTTTGATCGCTTAATGTCTTGGATTAACGCTCTCATTAAGCAGAAATTTCTTGATCCTGCCGTTGAGGAGATTCTGGTGCAGTACGGCAGTTGCCAGGTTGTGCCTAAGGGGGTTCAGGCTGCGGCTGTTTTTCCGGAAGATTCTTTTAAGACCTACATCAAACAAGCGCGGGTGATTATTTCCCATTGTGGTGAGGGGAGTGTGTATGCCCTAGCGGCTTCTGGAAATCCCTATATTTTGGTTCCCCGCCACCACGCGTATCAGGAGCATGTGGATAACCATCAGGAAGAATGGGCCAAGATGCTAGAAAAACAAGGCATTGCCGTGGCCTGGGAACTGGCGGATTTAGTCCGATTTTTGGCTGATCCTCAGATGCCTGGCCTGGTTAATCTACCTTCGGAATCTATTAGTCAGATGTTAACTCAACGGTTTGGATAGAATAATGGCACAACTTGTTCAAGACTTGGAACTCCTTGATAAAATGCTTGTCTCTCCAGAGTCAGATATTGTTCACCTCGGTTCGGGGGCCTGGATGAAGGTTCCACGCCATTTAGTCGGGGCGGCGGCGATTGATTTTTCTAAGCTCTGTCACCCATTTTTATCGCAAGAATTTTTACTAGAGACGACCATGACTAATCTGACCCTAGACTTTAGCCATACAGAGGCGATTTCTGGGAAAGGGCTTGCGGTGCTGCTGGAAATTCAGAAACTGGCCAGTAGCCTTAACTTTGTCATCACTGGCTGGAATGCAAATCCTGGCCTGCGGTCACTTTTAGAAAACATTGGCTTGCAATGCGAATGGTACTCAGATATTAGTAGTGTGAACAATACTCAGAGTATCCAACCTCACCCCTCTGTTAATTCTTGGGGAAAGCGAGTCATTGATATTTTAGGGGCCATCGTTGGTTTGCTGATCATGGCAGTTCTATTTATTCCAATTGCAATTGCCATTAAACTCGATAGCCCAGGCCCAATTTTATTCAGTCAAATTCGGTGTGGGTTGTTGGGCAAACGATTTCGCATCTGGAAGTTTCGCTCCATGATTGTTAATGCTGAGGACTTGAAAGATATGATCGTCAATCAAGCTAAAGGGGCCTGGTTTAAGAACGATCATGATCCGCGAGTGACCCGCGTTGGCAGCTTTTTGCGTAAATATAGCTTGGATGAGATGCCCCAGTTTTGGAATGTGCTTTGTGGGGATATGAGTTTAATTGGTACTCGTCCCCCAACCCTCGATGAGATCAAATTCTATGACATCTTAAAGTGGAAACGTCTGGACGTAAAACCAGGCCTGAGTGGGGAGTGGCAGGTCAATGGTCGTTCCAAAATCCGTAGTCTGGATGATGTAATTCAACTTGACTTGGATTATCAGGAAAAATGGAGTCTGATTTATGATATAAAGCTGATTTTAAAAACAATATTTGTGGTTTTTAATAAAGATTCAGGTGCTGTTTAATATTTCATTCGTATTTTAATCAGCTACATCTCACTCTCATCGAAAATTTCCCAGATTTTTCCCAAGACTTGATTGGAAAAAAGAAACCCATCAGGAACAGTTAAGTGTATTCTATTAGTTTTTATTTTTAATTTCGGCTCGATTTCAGTCAAATTGATTAGTTGTTTAACCCAGGCCCTAGGAAACTCTTTTTCTAGTTGACGCAAATCAACTCCATCTCTTAAGCGTAATCCCAACATCAAGGTTTCTAACCATCGATCTAATTGAGACGTGGGTTCAATTGCCGTTAAGTTATTCGGTAAATTTGCTAACCATTCATAATAAGTAGCTCTGGTTTTAGGGCGACTCAAACGGCGATGATCGACATAACTGGTTGCTCCCAGGCCAAAGCCATAATAGGATTCATTGCGCCAATAGACTTGATTATGCTGACAGCGAAACCCCGGCCTGGCATAGTTAGAAATTTCATAATGGTCATATCCGGCACTGGTGAGGATTTGATCCGCTAACAGGTACATTTCGGCAGTGGTGTCATCATCCGGGAGGGGGGTTTGGCCTGGGTGAAATTTTTTA is from Synechococcus sp. PCC 6312 and encodes:
- a CDS encoding beta-1,6-N-acetylglucosaminyltransferase, whose amino-acid sequence is MNRFKQLGQVEVILAEGGRGDFKIVRSYLDAIGWLLQNKIDFDWLINLSGQDYPTQSLFDLEKRIESSPHDGYMEYFPVDKTQPWIRFTGEDRYFYQYLRLIPNLNPLIRGIISPFKTLINASQPLIRLNLSYGLMLGLKAQSTPFNDTFSCYGGSFFKTLSRACIEYLYSHSLDHPELVSYYERTVIPDESYIQTVLVNSHLFKFCNNNHLYVDFSGSLRHGRPRILTSEDYSNLLSDNIFFARKFDPAVDTKILDQLDQRIFKNYSLE
- the pssD gene encoding PssD/Cps14F family polysaccharide biosynthesis glycosyltransferase, translating into MKILLVCSAGGHFKVMRELEHFWASHERVWVTFETSSSQILLKDEKVFWAWSPTNRHLPNLIRNLRLAWKVVRSEKPDLILSTGAGVAVPFIVLGHFLGIKTAFVESITRVDDLSLSARLAYPLLDALYVCWPELAAKYPKAEAITSRSQAQEVT
- a CDS encoding glycosyltransferase family A protein, encoding MPLVSVIIPAFNAAHYLEQTLTSVIQQSLTDFEVWIIDDGSTDNTREIAQAWVERDQRIHYFYQANQGVSASRNHGIAQSTGEFIAFLDADDLWYPDKLALQVKHLQSNPGLGVSFGRVNFVTKEGQSLGQVSNSPLINLRPRDFLLGNPTTTSSNLLVRRDTLAEMGGFALDMSYAEDLEWLLRVSCSQKWQIEGIDQVLISYRTASDGLSSDLYQMEVDWEIFLEKASVYAPELIQADGSLARATHLRYLARRSLRLGLPPTVGLDFIGRAIKTDQRLWQQEPKQTLLTLIALYGKKWLF
- a CDS encoding glycosyltransferase, which translates into the protein MILVTVGTEQFPFDRLMSWINALIKQKFLDPAVEEILVQYGSCQVVPKGVQAAAVFPEDSFKTYIKQARVIISHCGEGSVYALAASGNPYILVPRHHAYQEHVDNHQEEWAKMLEKQGIAVAWELADLVRFLADPQMPGLVNLPSESISQMLTQRFG
- a CDS encoding sugar transferase; translation: MAQLVQDLELLDKMLVSPESDIVHLGSGAWMKVPRHLVGAAAIDFSKLCHPFLSQEFLLETTMTNLTLDFSHTEAISGKGLAVLLEIQKLASSLNFVITGWNANPGLRSLLENIGLQCEWYSDISSVNNTQSIQPHPSVNSWGKRVIDILGAIVGLLIMAVLFIPIAIAIKLDSPGPILFSQIRCGLLGKRFRIWKFRSMIVNAEDLKDMIVNQAKGAWFKNDHDPRVTRVGSFLRKYSLDEMPQFWNVLCGDMSLIGTRPPTLDEIKFYDILKWKRLDVKPGLSGEWQVNGRSKIRSLDDVIQLDLDYQEKWSLIYDIKLILKTIFVVFNKDSGAV
- a CDS encoding glycosyltransferase family A protein, whose amino-acid sequence is MELTSSPSHDTLPLVSVIIPAYNAARFIRETLESVLGQTYQNLEVLVVDDGSNDNTVNIIEQLAQQDSRIILIQQENAGVAAARNAGILQAKGEFIAPIDADDIWYPEKLAKQVRKMLESSAAVGVVYCWSAMIDEQGQFTGGYFIGNQRGYVLPALICQFFLGNASVPLIRRSCLEKVGLYNEELRAQAAQGAEDYDICLRLAEYYQFEVVPEFMVGYRQVSGSMSYNVGTMERSLNILLQSTRQRHPEFPGVIFRWSQAGIYYWLGFRRKECGDYLGSLSFYWQAMLLDPPVVLKRSQFYKDILINFLSLILPFRMVISYLKEVRRKSRSQAESLTLAELTASAEKYSPLYFEVYEQRLTTLNLAKPVTIESIN
- a CDS encoding glycoside hydrolase family 5 protein → MVILRRVIIIFLGLVLSLGFSLASVTARQTPLQQGINLSHWLSQSPVGYGQKHLESWINQTDFQWIAQMGFDHVRLPVDPEFLQDLQPPYKIKSEHFKILDQALAWAQQSHLGLVLDLHPNAALPLTSDVPVLDGLSHLWSEIAHRYQSQTNFLVYELLNEPQVKDPQAWQRIVEKLVRVIRQQDQEHSIIIAGPNWGGPEDLLKIHPIADKKAIYSFHFYNPMAFTSQGADWIEGLKHIRGLPYPFDAQRFAQVKAATPDPEAQKWLGWYKHDQYNLSRLEQDLHPVKQFQARYQVPIYCGELGVYKRSVLPADRYRWYQDVITLLKQNQMGYALWDYRGGFGLVDREKHQADPDLLRILQLTQGS
- a CDS encoding glycosyltransferase family 2 protein, with the translated sequence MPKVSVIVPVYQVEAYIADTIGSILGQTFTDFELLIVDDGGPDRSIEICRSFTDPRIKIISQANRGLAGARNTGIRQAQGDYLAFLDGDDLWLPEKLARHVAHLDANQNVGISFSYSAFIDQDGQPLGIYQTPQLTNIDPPQVICRNPISNGSTPVIRRQVFNEIGFPATINGEIATCYFDETFRQSEDIECWLRIALTTTWQIVGLGEVLTLYRVNIGGLSANIENQLAAWERVMTKTRNYAPDFIAEWESLARAYQLRYLARWAVRMRAGETAVDLVKRALQSDARILWQEPKRTLLTLAASYFVKALPAFIYLWLENQAVMMTGTTPKKRAAPETQRHP
- a CDS encoding lipopolysaccharide biosynthesis protein — encoded protein: MTKLLLKLKQKLSSQFIRNIGWLGAAQVLIRVFRLGTTITTARLLSPEDFGLVAIVLSLDQFIVAFSQFGISEKLAQVEEELLEDYCHTVFWLGWLINISLCLIQCLLAFPLAHFYGDPRLVLPIFILSITYLIRANSIVQGGLVLRENRLQVFAISDAVGNIATNLMTIVLALLGAGYWSLLIPQVLLAPLWVIIINKSRPWQLKQGFSIPYVKEVFNFGYNIFGLQVLSTLRGNIDNLLIGRFLGIEALGMYYFAFNSGLGISLSLLGIFNTALYPHLCAAQGQITELKARYFEGLKTIALVAFPLILLQSSLAHFYIPIIFGQKWIPAIPIVVLICLSALPRPFADAASRLLWAVGKPNIDLGWSVVFSIILTISIVLGLPAGIIGVATSVLLACVIFLPLFTLWASHYVFKSSRVSQA